A single Coregonus clupeaformis isolate EN_2021a chromosome 39, ASM2061545v1, whole genome shotgun sequence DNA region contains:
- the shbg gene encoding sex hormone-binding globulin isoform X1, whose product MGSLKTMSGGLLLGLCLTLLIWGAEGQRNGRGKKEISGSGPINLGQQQRGTWWPLMQTRENLTEVKSIKSMFQFRTFDPEGVVFYGDTRDGEDWFVLVLRNGIPEMQIGKADILVSVQGGPKLNDGKWHLVEISSQGDFVVLEVDGQKGLVVGLKSKETIEVLTGQIRLALGGILVSLDKLLIPFQPEMDGCIREGNWLNLSTPWETELIGEPWPCYQNIQPGSYFSGAGLAAFNTTDLPGHQTEDSGITIDIHGDSTKMEGTVLSLKTPGQELPMVTVKVNNNPKKVTLTIFKRESITKQSFSRLYLTLLKNQVNMDIDDTHLTFEIDSIPDIPSSWKEGMILAFGGLPGDGVSYSSIQYLKGCLEKIQVQGQAVDLDRALYKDLSVSSHSCPSEV is encoded by the exons ATGGGCTCGTTAAAGACCATGTCAGGTGGACTGCTGCTGGGTTTATGTCTCACCTTGCTGATATGGGGAGCTGAGGGACAACGGAACGGACGCGGTAAG AAGGAGATATCGGGCAGTGGCCCCATCAACCTTGGCCAACAACAACGAGGCACCTGGTGGCCCCTGATGCAGACCAGAGAAAACCTGACAGAGGTCAAAAG CATCAAGTCCATGTTCCAGTTCCGGACGTTTGACCCCGAGGGGGTGGTGTTCTACGGGGACACCAGGGATGGAGAGGACTGGTTCGTCCTGGTCCTGAGGAATGGCATCCCCGAGATGCAGATCGGGAAAGCAGACATCCTCGTCAGTGTGCAAGGGGGACCCAAACTCAACGACGGCAAGTGGCATCTG GTGGAAATCAGTAGCCAGGGGGATTTTGTGGTGCTGGAGGTGGACGGCCAGAAGGGGTTGGTGGTGGGACTGAAGTCCAAAGAGACCATAGAGGTTCTGACAGGCCAGATCCGCCTCGCCCTCGGGGGAATCCTGGTCAGCCTGGACAAGCTGCTCATCCCG TTCCAGCCGGAGATGGATGGATGCATCCGGGAGGGGAACTGGCTAAACCTGAGCACCCCCTGGGAGACAGAGTTGATTGGGGAGCCCTGGCCCTGCTACCAGAACATCCAGCCAGGGAGCTACTTCTCCGGAGCTGGACTGGCTGCATTCAACACCACAG ACCTCCCTGGCCACCAGACAGAGGATAGTGGGATTACTATTGACATCCATGGAGACTCCACTAAGATGGAAGGAACAGTTCTGAGCTTGAAGACCCCTGGGCAGGAATTGCCCATGGTAACAGTGAAAGTCAACAACAACCCTAAG AAAGTCACACTGACCATCTTCAAGCGTGAGTCCATCACCAAACAGAGTTTCAGCAGACTGTACCTAACCCTGTTGAAGAATCAAGTGAACATGGACATCGATGACACGCACCTAACCTTCGAGATCGACAGTATACCTGACATTCCTAGTAGCTGGAAAGAGGGGATGATCCTAGCATTTGGGGGGCTTCCAG GTGATGGAGTGTCCTACAGTAGCATCCAATACCTGAAGGGCTGTCTGGAGAAGATCCAGGTCCAGGGACAGGCTGTGGATCTGGACCGGGCTCTGTACAAGGACCTCTCCGTCTCCTCCCATAGTTGCCCCTCAGAAGTCTGA
- the LOC121554246 gene encoding LOW QUALITY PROTEIN: uncharacterized protein LOC121554246 (The sequence of the model RefSeq protein was modified relative to this genomic sequence to represent the inferred CDS: deleted 2 bases in 1 codon; substituted 1 base at 1 genomic stop codon), whose amino-acid sequence MVPQPEVCDPLHASLFLLRMNKQRLAAGPALFCDVNLIATSDAKFTACSQYFRQLLLSASSPLPSGPVFDTRHQPPLLGGLSESWSCLTSNPECCPTCSTSSTPPASPARATRXRRLSEAGLSLWVPFLTHLVEEEEEPGEMKGKSRQGRGGEAMMEGLMEDGADSPENAKITLSFPLSAALPAALTVHNHHPSSATSSPRCRHSSSASKGSNEESPWKLAIAATTDKRRPFKQPRHDSSPSSSSASSSHSSSSSPMDLTALVKKDTKSPLPLFKASLDSQFHRFPPRSSNGPIGGYPGEGHRLTNGTASPSETAQILFNLSAVAYQGQGRRDTEKKEKTGKQGGKVGSPQVGPNLHISTLHLLPPSLPHPSESFIPPPLTPHSSSTPPDGPKPELICGVCHRLFSSASSLTAHMRLHRGGRALSCQHCGKAFIHNKRLQSHEASCRHALSPAIPSSLPLLPIQPKEEPLEEGEVRVEGGQILGAGEENMKTGKGKKGRGLLVRHEGDVSELVGDEDHFVKVVDGHVIYFCSVCERSYMTLSSLKRHSNVHSWRRKYPCHFCDKVFALAEYRTKHEVWHTGERRYQCIFCWEAFATYYNLKTHQKAFHGVSPGLISSEKTANGGYKQKVNALKFYRLLPMRSQKRPYKTYSDSLARGLLLPPSDPSSVPLSLDCSLDTGDLHSLISGSLPKGVKPDPEEFPAGFPLTVGLEQGEIPTLPPTLTGMVLGRVADREAASESEKVGSHGSSSKVTVGNRFKAPKVSGSPELGLSSVITYGHPKPSVIVHGTAVSSVIVHSNQVTSGGGKSPLSSPSPEPSNSQTLPKASAKPVKKHRESMESHRKRAKLVDRSDTTEESERRSETGRSHHKSCKSDSSSAKQSSTGSEGKGAGPLCQITVRIGEEAMVKRSISETDLKRDRSPPPSKAKKTDSSPQDTKEPRHSHHHHHHHKHRSHRSSSIGAEGERVEDGEREKGESRKKSPIDPGKVREYYLRQEVRKQGESEDDEDNLWRPYYSYKPKRKATHVHKAKNWQRKLHYKRSLRLMMRAEGLMDHVNKEAEEQEEEDGKMDKDEVEQEGEGEVKGHMEQEKGEVPESLSTSPIPSKDKEVVEEIREAHLKPTNPPLASPQPPLATSFSPMDTKRRPWSNGSASECDTCGRWFSSSRKRDKHELSHLLEFVCLLCRAPFPSRDQLEDHQRTRHPKAPDPLSVPPRAGPQSQNEGTERETELAEVDRARERLILGKGSPSRLSRRSLARHTCPQCHKVCKTSSALNRHVRRHELSSSPEREREATQPEPKAAAETSVSTVSKDLDTMSGHVPIVQSVPVISYPIPEPQHSSEGIEAQQCASQPSKVKAEHHIPTLCSSPELNVLTTPVPDREPSPQIIQPPPEIPMAVIPTSNRPTPSPSSFSPSSSCSSALQGVLVMSSGAECLEYRTPRKRSLDGQSHRRTSPAPVTGPPTASPNIHLTSQMRINHTAAPPSVAMTTVPLRGVCGVKQEGDIADKGLRQGCGMGRLHHAGFKDSPVAQDLRVPPLSRSPSPKQAQDLTMSSILAREREVEKERQREWEREMKRELERDMERELERGRQREKERDMDRELERRKQRERNMDRVLERERQREREMERAQQTRGASHPPQEQLRDMEVLLLVPKEEPISPAPSPIHTPIHTTINSPPFQRRPSKSPCHSPTAMDLLMQANRQVSQSMCGTRGPERLQLPTGSVGGSDRPSAHALLLPRAPPPSEAEPQDHSPVPSRDPHRGDVTARGYPMQDYPLPLIVQGGYRSGKKQEDNLLMSYPTGPLAFGPLGKMMPTGDLAKLPFYPDPYHLLYGPQLLAYPYNLASLPMALNMMAPGDDKVEPLPFLPALFNYAAAAGPYTGMVPHHLVANPSLYNSGGGSSKKQRDSSNGKP is encoded by the exons ATGGTGCCTCAGCCGGAGGTGTGCGACCCCCTCCACGCGAGCCTCTTCCTGCTGCGCATGAACAAGCAGCGCCTGGCCGCCGGGCCCGCCCTCTTCTGTGACGTCAACCTCATCGCCACCAGCGACGCCAAGTTCACCGCCTGCAGCCAGTACTTCCGCCAGCTGCTCCTGTCGGCGTCTTCCCCACTGCCTTCGGGTCCTGTATTCGACACCCGCCATCAACCCCCTCTTCTGGGGGGGTTGAGCGAGTCCTGGAGCTGCCTTACCTCCAATCCAGAGTGCTGTCCAACCTGCTCGACTTCATCTACACCTCCAGCGTCCCCCGCCAGGGCTACAAGGTG AAGGCGTCTATCAGAGGCGGGCCTCAGCCTCTGGGTGCCCTTCTTGACCCACCTggttgaggaagaggaggaaccaGGGGAGATGAAGGGTAAAAGCAGGCAGGGCCGAGGAGGGGAGGCGATGATGGAGGGGCTGATGGAGGACGGGGCAGACAGCCCAGAGAACGCTAAGATCACCCTCAGTTTCCCCCTCAGCGCCGCCCTGCCTGCTGCCCTCACCGTTCACAACCACCACCCGTCCTCGGCCACATCCTCCCCCCGCTGCCGACACTCCTCCTCGGCCTCCAAGGGGTCCAATGAGGAGTCGCCGTGGAAACTGGCCATCGCCGCCACCACGGACAAACGGCGGCCGTTTAAACAGCCCCGACATGACAGTTCTCCATCCtcttcctccgcctcctcctcccattcctcttcttcctctcccatGGATCTTACTGCACTGGTCAAAAAGGACACCAAATCCCCCCTGCCTCTTTTCAAAGCCAGTCTGGACTCCCAGTTCCACAGGTTCCCCCCCAGGTCCTCCAATGGGCCTATAGGGGGTTACCCAGGGGAAGGTCACAGACTGACCAATGGCACAGCCTCCCCCTCAGAGACTGCACAGATCCTGTTCAACCTGAGCGCCGTGGCCTATCAGGGCCAGGGGAGGCGGGACACAGAGAAAAAGGAGAAAACAGGAAAACAAGGAGGGAAGGTGGGCAGCCCACAAGTTGGACCAAACCTACACATTTCCACCCTCCAccttcttcctccttctcttcctcacccctcTGAGTCTTTCATCCCTCCCCCTCttactcctcactcctcctccacccccccagaTGGCCCCAAGCCGGAGCTGATATGTGGGGTGTGCCACCGCCTCTTCAGCTCCGCGTCCTCGCTCACGGCCCACATGCGGCTGCACCGTGGCGGCCGTGCCCTCAGCTGCCAGCACTGTGGCAAAGCCTTCATCCACAACAAGAGACTACAGTCCCACGAGGCCTCTTGCAGGCACGCTCTGAGCCCGGCCATCCCCTCtagcctcccccttctccccatcCAGCCAAAAGAGGAACCACTGGAGGAGGGGGAAGTTAGGGTGGAGGGAGGACAGATTCTGGGGGCAGGTGAGGAAAATATGAAGACTGGCAAAGGGAAGAAAGGGCGAGGTCTACTGGTTCGACACGAAGGCGACGTGTCAGAGCTGGTGGGGGACGAGGACCACTTCGTCAAGGTGGTAGATGGCCACGTTATCTACTTCTGCTCCGTGTGTGAGCGCTCCTACATGACCCTGTCCAGCCTCAAGCGTCACTCCAATGTGCACTCGTGGCGCCGCAAGTACCCCTGCCACTTCTGCGACAAGGTGTTCGCCTTGGCCGAGTACCGCACCAAGCATGAGGTTTGGCACACGGGCGAGCGCCGCTACCAGTGCATCTTCTGCTGGGAGGCCTTCGCCACCTACTACAACCTGAAGACCCACCAGAAGGCTTTCCACGGCGTCAGCCCTGGCCTCATCTCCAGCGAGAAGACAGCCAACGGCGGCTACAAGCAAAAGGTCAACGCTCTCAAGTTCTACCGCCTGCTCCCAATGCGTTCCCAGAAGAGGCCCTACAAGACCTACAGTGACTCCCTGGCCAGGGGCCTGCTGCTGCCCCCTTCTGACCCCTCTTCCGTCCCTCTGTCCCTGGACTGCAGCCTGGACACCGGTGACCTTCACAGCCTCATCAGTGGCTCTCTACCCAAGGGTGTGAAGCCTGACCCTGAAGAGTTCCCTGCCGGCTTCCCCCTCACAGTGGGCCTAGAGCAGGGAGAGATCCCCACACTGCCCCCTACCCTAACAGGCATGGTCCTAGGGAGAGTAGCTGACAGAGAGGCAGCATCAGAGTCAGAGAAGGTAGGTAGCCATGGCAGCAGCTCCAAGGTAACGGTTGGCAACAGATTCAAAGCTCCCAAGGTCAGCGGTAGCCCAGAGTTGGGTTTGTCCTCTGTGATCACGTACGGCCACCCCAAGCCCTCCGTCATAGTGCATGGCACAGCAGTGTCATCCGTCATTGTCCATAGCAACCAGGTCACCTCCGGGGGCGGGAAAAGCCCCCTGAGCAGTCCCTCCCCTGAACCTAGCAACAGCCAGACACTCCCCAAGGCCAGTGCAAAGCCTGTTAAAAAGCATAGGGAAAGTATGGAGAGCCATAGGAAGAGAGCTAAATTAGTGGACAGATCAGACACCACAGAGGAGTCCGAGAGGAGATCTGAGACAGGTAGGTCCCATCATAAGTCCTGCAAGAGTGACAGCTCCTCAGCCAAACAGTCGTCCACTGGGTCAGAGGGTAAAGGGGCCGGGCCGCTGTGCCAGATCACGGTGCGGATAGGCGAGGAGGCCATGGTCAAGCGCAGCATCTCCGAGACGGACCTCAAGAGGGACAGGAGCCCCCCTCCTTCCAAAGCAAAAAAGACAGACTCCTCCCCACAGGACACCAAGGAACCTCGCCactcacaccaccaccatcatcaccacaaaCACCGCTCCCATCGCAGCTCTAGCATCGGAgctgagggggagagagtagaagatggggagagagagaaaggggagagcaGGAAGAAAAGTCCCATCGACCCGGGCAAGGTCAGAGAGTACTACTTACGCCAGGAGGTGCGCAAGCAAGGGGAGAGTGAAGACGATGAGGACAACCTCTGGAGGCCTTACTACTCCTACAAACCCAAGAGGAAGGCCACGCACGTCCACAAAGCAAAGAACTGGCAGCGCAAACTGCACTACAAACGCTCCCTCCGGCTTATGATGAGGGCCGAGGGACTCATGGACCATGTAAATAAGGAGGCAgaggagcaagaggaggaggatggaaagATGGACAAGGATGAGGTGgagcaggagggggagggggaggtgaaAGGTCACATGGAACAAGAGAAGGGAGAGGTACCTGAATCCCTCAGTACTTCCCCTATACCTTCAAAAGACAAAGAAGTGGTGGAAGAAATCCGGGAGGCCCACCTTAAGCCCACTAATCCTCCCCTGGCTTCTCCCCAACCCCCTCTGGCTACCTCATTCTCCCCTATGGACACAAAACGCCGGCCCTGGTCCAATGGGAGTGCGTCAGAGTGCGATACGTGCGGCCGCTGGTTCTCCAGCTCCAGGAAGCGGGATAAACACGAGCTCAGCCACCTGCTGGAGTTTGTGTGCCTCCTTTGTAGGGCCCCTTTCCCTTCCAGGGACCAGCTGGAGGATCACCAGAGAACCCGTCACCCCAAAGCCCCCGACCCGCTGTCCGTGCCACCCCGAGCAGGACCTCAGTCCCAAAATGAGGGCACGGAGAGGGAAACTGAGCTGGCAGAAGTAGACAGGGCGAGAGAGAGGCTTATACTAGGGAAGGGAAGTCCAAGTCGCCTAAGCAGGAGGTCGTTGGCAAGACACACCTGTCCGCAGTGCCATAAGGTATGCAAGACATCCTCCGCGCTAAACCGCCACGTGAGGCGCCACGAGTTAAGCAGCTccccagagagagaaagggaggcgaCGCAGCCAGAGCCAAAAGCTGCAGCAGAGACTTCAGTTAGCACTGTTAGCAAAGACCTAGACACCATGAGTGGCCATGTTCCCATTGTTCAGTCTGTCCCAGTTATCAGCTACCCTATCCCAGAGCCACAGCATAGTAGCGAGGGCATAGAGGCACAGCAGTGCGCAAGCCAGCCTAGCAAAGTGAAAGCAGAGCACCATATTCCAACACTGTGCAGCAGCCCTGAACTCAATGTACTCACAACTCCTGTTCCTGACAGAGAGCCCAGTCCACAGATTATTCAGCCCCCTCCAGAGATCCCCATGGCCGTTATCCCCACTTCCAACAGGCccacaccctctccctcctccttctccccctcctcctcctgctcctcggCCCTCCAGGGTGTGCTGGTCATGAGCAGTGGAGCTGAATGTCTGGAATACCGGACCCCCAGGAAGAGGAGTCTGGATGGGCAGAGCCACAGGAGGACCAGCCCTGCACCTGTCACGGGACCACCCACTGCTTCTCCAAATATTCACCTGACCTCGCAGATGAGAATCAACCACACTGCGGCTCCTCCGTCCGTTGCTATGACAACAGTGCCCCTCCGAGGGGTCTGTGGCGTGAAGCAGGAGGGGGATATTGCGGATAAAGGACTGAGGCAGGGATGTGGGATGGGCCGCCTCCATCATGCTGGTTTTAAGGACTCACCAGTGGCCCAAGATCTCAGGGTCCCGCCGTTGTCCAGGAGCCCCAGTCCTAAGCAAGCACAAGACCTGACCATGTCCTCAATCCTAGccagggagagggaggtggagaaggaaaggcagagagaatgggagagggagatgaagagagagctgGAACGGGATAtggagagagagctggaaagggggaggcagagagaaaaggaaagggaTATGGACAGAGAGCTAGaaaggaggaaacagagggagaggaatatggacagagtgctggaaagggagaggcagagagaaagggagatggagagggcgcAGCAGACTAGGGGGGCATCTCACCCCCCACAGGAGCAGCTCAGAGACATGGAGGTGCTCCTCCTGGTACCCAAAGAGGAGCCGATTAGTCCCGCACCGTCCCCTATACACACACCCATTCATACCACTATTAACAGCCCCCCCTTTCAGAGGCGGCCCTCCAAGTCCCCTTGCCACTCCCCCACTGCCATGGACCTGCTGATGCAGGCCAACCGCCAAGTTTCCCAGTCCATGTGTGGCACACGGGGCCCCGAGAGGCTTCAGTTGCCCACTGGATCGGTTGGTGGCAGTGACCGCCCCTCGGCCCACGCCCTACTGCTCCCACGGGCCCCCCCACCGTCCGAGgcagagccccaggaccactCCCCAGTGCCATCCAGAGACCCTCACAGAGGTGATGTCACTGCCAGGGGATACCCCATGCAGGACTACCCCCTGCCCCTCATTGTCCAGGGTGGCTACCGCTCTGGCAAGAAGCAGGAGGACAACCTGCTCATGTCCTACCCGACCGGGCCTCTTGCCTTCGGGCCATTGGGGAAGATGATGCCTACCGGGGACCTAGCCAAACTGCCCTTCTACCCCGACCCGTACCACCTGCTCTATGGGCCGCAGCTGCTGGCCTACCCCTACAACCTGGCCTCCCTGCCCATGGCTCTGAACATGATGGCCCCTGGGGACGACAAGGTGGAGCCGCTGCCCTTCCTCCCCGCCCTCTTCAACTACGCTGCTGCAGCTGGTCCCTACACTGGCATGGTGCCACACCACCTAGTGGCCAACCCCAGTCTCTACAACAGCGGTGGCGGCAGCAGCAAAAAACAGAGGGACAGCAGCAACGGCAAGCCGTAG
- the shbg gene encoding sex hormone-binding globulin isoform X2, whose translation MGSLKTMSGGLLLGLCLTLLIWGAEGQRNGRGKEISGSGPINLGQQQRGTWWPLMQTRENLTEVKSIKSMFQFRTFDPEGVVFYGDTRDGEDWFVLVLRNGIPEMQIGKADILVSVQGGPKLNDGKWHLVEISSQGDFVVLEVDGQKGLVVGLKSKETIEVLTGQIRLALGGILVSLDKLLIPFQPEMDGCIREGNWLNLSTPWETELIGEPWPCYQNIQPGSYFSGAGLAAFNTTDLPGHQTEDSGITIDIHGDSTKMEGTVLSLKTPGQELPMVTVKVNNNPKKVTLTIFKRESITKQSFSRLYLTLLKNQVNMDIDDTHLTFEIDSIPDIPSSWKEGMILAFGGLPGDGVSYSSIQYLKGCLEKIQVQGQAVDLDRALYKDLSVSSHSCPSEV comes from the exons ATGGGCTCGTTAAAGACCATGTCAGGTGGACTGCTGCTGGGTTTATGTCTCACCTTGCTGATATGGGGAGCTGAGGGACAACGGAACGGACGCGGTAAG GAGATATCGGGCAGTGGCCCCATCAACCTTGGCCAACAACAACGAGGCACCTGGTGGCCCCTGATGCAGACCAGAGAAAACCTGACAGAGGTCAAAAG CATCAAGTCCATGTTCCAGTTCCGGACGTTTGACCCCGAGGGGGTGGTGTTCTACGGGGACACCAGGGATGGAGAGGACTGGTTCGTCCTGGTCCTGAGGAATGGCATCCCCGAGATGCAGATCGGGAAAGCAGACATCCTCGTCAGTGTGCAAGGGGGACCCAAACTCAACGACGGCAAGTGGCATCTG GTGGAAATCAGTAGCCAGGGGGATTTTGTGGTGCTGGAGGTGGACGGCCAGAAGGGGTTGGTGGTGGGACTGAAGTCCAAAGAGACCATAGAGGTTCTGACAGGCCAGATCCGCCTCGCCCTCGGGGGAATCCTGGTCAGCCTGGACAAGCTGCTCATCCCG TTCCAGCCGGAGATGGATGGATGCATCCGGGAGGGGAACTGGCTAAACCTGAGCACCCCCTGGGAGACAGAGTTGATTGGGGAGCCCTGGCCCTGCTACCAGAACATCCAGCCAGGGAGCTACTTCTCCGGAGCTGGACTGGCTGCATTCAACACCACAG ACCTCCCTGGCCACCAGACAGAGGATAGTGGGATTACTATTGACATCCATGGAGACTCCACTAAGATGGAAGGAACAGTTCTGAGCTTGAAGACCCCTGGGCAGGAATTGCCCATGGTAACAGTGAAAGTCAACAACAACCCTAAG AAAGTCACACTGACCATCTTCAAGCGTGAGTCCATCACCAAACAGAGTTTCAGCAGACTGTACCTAACCCTGTTGAAGAATCAAGTGAACATGGACATCGATGACACGCACCTAACCTTCGAGATCGACAGTATACCTGACATTCCTAGTAGCTGGAAAGAGGGGATGATCCTAGCATTTGGGGGGCTTCCAG GTGATGGAGTGTCCTACAGTAGCATCCAATACCTGAAGGGCTGTCTGGAGAAGATCCAGGTCCAGGGACAGGCTGTGGATCTGGACCGGGCTCTGTACAAGGACCTCTCCGTCTCCTCCCATAGTTGCCCCTCAGAAGTCTGA